Below is a window of Kiritimatiellia bacterium DNA.
CATTCATCTGTCCGTAGACCAGAATGGCTTTTTCCAGCACTTTTGACTCCTTCATTTCCAGCCAGAGATCGTTGCCTTCGCGCGTGCGTTCGCCCACGCCCGCAAAAACCGACATGCCGCCATGCTCCACCGCAATGTTGTGAATCAGCTCTTCAATCAAAACCGTCTTGCCCACGCCGGCGCCGCCGAACAAACCTATCTTGCCGCCCCGCGAATACGGTACCAGCAGGTCAATGACTTTAATTCCGGTTTCCAGCATGCGCGGCTTGGGATCCTGATCCAGGAGCGAAGGCGGCGACTTGTGGATGGACTCCATCTTAGCCGCGTCCACCGGCCCCAATCCGTCGATCGGCTCGCCGAGCACGTTGAAAAGTCGCCCGAGATTGGACCGGCCGACCGGCACGGAAATGGGGGCGCGCGCATTGAGCGCCTCGTTGCCGCGCCGCAGGCCGTCCGTGGTTGAAAGCGCGATACAACGCACGGTGTCGTCNNNNNNNNNNGGCAATGACCTCGCTGTGCCCCTGGTCGTCGGGATGGTCCCGTTTAATGCGCAAAGCCACGTTAATCAGCGGCAGTTCGCCGCCGGGGAATTCCACGTCAACAATATTTCCGATGACCTGCGCCACCCTGCCTTCATATCCATTATTCATAATCACTCCTCTTAAACTTGCGCCATGAAGCACATCCCGTTTCCGCCGCGCCGGATTTTGATCCGGCGTAAATCAAACGCCAGTTGTTTTTGATCAAGCACTGTTTTTTTTCATGAATGTTTTTGGCGCGGACAAGCTTATCCAACCGCCTCCGCGCCGGTGGTTATATCCGCGAGTTCGTTGGTGATCAGGCGTTGGCGCAGTTTATTCATGGCCATCTGCATTTCGGCAATCAAGTCATCCGCGTTTTTTGTCGCCAGATCCATCATGAGCATGCGCGCCGCGTGTTCGGCCACTTCCGCTTCCATCAAAATATTCCGCACTTCGCCGGCAACATAAGCGTTGATGACGGCATCCAGCATGTCCGGACCGGGCGGTTCCAGGATAATATCGCCGGCAACGGGGATATCTTTTTTCATCCGGGCAACATCCAGAGGGAAAAGCGCGGCGCGCGCCGGATAATGCTGAAGGCCGGAAGGGGTTTCGTTGTAAAAAAACTCTATCCGGTCAAACTCGCCCCGGCGGTAAAAATCACAGCATCGGCGGCCCAGTTGAACGGCGTTGATACCCGCGAAGTTAACCTCTTCGCGGACGCGGCAGGCGGCATCGGGGCGGGCGTTCCGCTGCGCCCTGAAAAAATCCCGTGCTTTGCGTCCGATTAAAAAAAAGTGAATGGCCGGTCCTTTTGCCGCGCCGTTTTCCGCTTCAAAATCGCCGGCCGCCCGCAAGGCCTGGCGGAAAACATTGGCATTCATGCTCCCGCAAAGGCCGCGGTCGGAGGCCACAACGACGAACAGAATGTTTTCAACGGGCCGCGGCGAAAAAAAGGGATGCTCGTCCCGGGCGGGGGCAATTCCGGCAAACAGCGCGGCGGCGAGCGCGCGCATTCTTTCGGCGTAAGGCCGGGCGTTGGCCAGCGCCGCCTGCGCATGGCGCAGTTTCACGGCCGCGACCATTTTCATGGCGCGGGTGATCTGCCGGGTTTTACGCACTCCGCGCAGGCGGATTTTGACTTCGCGTGGATTCATAACTGAACGATAACCGGCGGCGGAGAAAGCTCGGGAATTTCAATCCGCTTTTCAGCGGTCCGCGCCTTTCGGTGAACTGTTTTTATACCTGCCGATCATGTCGCGCAACCGGTTTTCCAAATTTTCATTCAATTCGCCCTTTTCCCGGATATCCCGGAGAAGATCGCTGGCGTTTTCGTCAAGGTAGCGGAAGAGCCCCGCTTCAAAATCTTTCACCGCGGCGACCGGCAAATCGTCCAGGAAACCGTTAACCCCGGCGAAAATGACGGCAACCTGTTTTTCCACGGGCAGGGGTTTATACTGGTCCTGTTTCAAAATTTCCGTAAGGCGCTCGCCGCGGTTCAACTGCCCGCGGGTCGTCTTGTCAAGGTCGGCGGCGAACTGCGAAAACGCCTTCAGCTCGCGATACTGCGCCTGGTTAAGCCGGAGTTGTCCGGCCACTTTTTTCATGGCCTTGATCTGGGCTTTGCCGCCCACGCGGGAAACGGAAAGTCCCGCATTTATGGCCGGGCGATTGCCGGCGTAAAAGAGGTCTGTTTCCAGGTAAATCTGCCCGTCGGTGATGGAAATGACATTAGTTGGAATATAAGCCGATATGTCGCCGGCCTGCGTCTCAATGATGGGCAGGGCCGTGATGCTGCCGCCGCCCTTTTCATCGCTGTATTTGGCGGCGCGCTCCAGCAGACGCGCGTGCAGATAAAAAACATCGCCCGGATAGGCCTCCCGTCCCGGCGGGCGCCGCAGCAAAAGCGACATCTGGCGGTAGGCAACGGCATGTTTTGACAAATCGTCGTAGACAATCAGCACATGGCCGCCATTTTCGCTGAACTCTTCCGCCATGGCGCAGCCGCTGTAAGGCGCGATATACTGCAGAGATGCCGGCTCGGAAGCGGAAGCGTTGACCAGAATGGTTTTCTCCATGACCTTGTTATCCTCAAGCGCCTTGATGACCTGCGCCACGGTTGAATTTTTCTGGCCGATGGCCACATAAATGCAGACCACATCCGTGTCCTTCTGGTTGATAATGGCGTCCACCGCCACGGCCGTTTTGCCAGTCTGGCGGTCGCCGATGATAAGTTCGCGCTGACCGCGGCCGATCGGTACCATAGAATCCACGGCCTTCAGGCCGGTTTGCA
It encodes the following:
- a CDS encoding F0F1 ATP synthase subunit beta (Produces ATP from ADP in the presence of a proton gradient across the membrane. The beta chain is a regulatory subunit) — protein: DDTVRCIALSTTDGLRRGNEALNARAPISVPVGRSNLGRLFNVLGEPIDGLGPVDAAKMESIHKSPPSLLDQDPKPRMLETGIKVIDLLVPYSRGGKIGLFGGAGVGKTVLIEELIHNIAVEHGGMSVFAGVGERTREGNDLWLEMKESKVLEKAILVYGQMN
- the atpG gene encoding ATP synthase F1 subunit gamma; this translates as MNPREVKIRLRGVRKTRQITRAMKMVAAVKLRHAQAALANARPYAERMRALAAALFAGIAPARDEHPFFSPRPVENILFVVVASDRGLCGSMNANVFRQALRAAGDFEAENGAAKGPAIHFFLIGRKARDFFRAQRNARPDAACRVREEVNFAGINAVQLGRRCCDFYRRGEFDRIEFFYNETPSGLQHYPARAALFPLDVARMKKDIPVAGDIILEPPGPDMLDAVINAYVAGEVRNILMEAEVAEHAARMLMMDLATKNADDLIAEMQMAMNKLRQRLITNELADITTGAEAVG
- the atpA gene encoding F0F1 ATP synthase subunit alpha, translated to MKIRPEEVTAILKQQLENYRALAQETDAGTVLQVGDGIARIYGLSRVMASELIAFPHSVYGLAMNLERDNVGCIVLGDDTRIEEGDQVRCTGRIIEVPVGKALLGRVVNALGQPVDGKGVVPTNKTRPIERRAPTVTERRPVYQPLQTGLKAVDSMVPIGRGQRELIIGDRQTGKTAVAVDAIINQKDTDVVCIYVAIGQKNSTVAQVIKALEDNKVMEKTILVNASASEPASLQYIAPYSGCAMAEEFSENGGHVLIVYDDLSKHAVAYRQMSLLLRRPPGREAYPGDVFYLHARLLERAAKYSDEKGGGSITALPIIETQAGDISAYIPTNVISITDGQIYLETDLFYAGNRPAINAGLSVSRVGGKAQIKAMKKVAGQLRLNQAQYRELKAFSQFAADLDKTTRGQLNRGERLTEILKQDQYKPLPVEKQVAVIFAGVNGFLDDLPVAAVKDFEAGLFRYLDENASDLLRDIREKGELNENLENRLRDMIGRYKNSSPKGADR